From a single Paramormyrops kingsleyae isolate MSU_618 chromosome 14, PKINGS_0.4, whole genome shotgun sequence genomic region:
- the LOC111837023 gene encoding galectin-5-like, which translates to MDLSDALGDEASSGQQLNNQAGGPAWPGQPGQPAWPGQPGQPAWPGQPGQPNQPAWPGQPGQSAWPGQPGQPAWPGQPGQPNQPAWPGQPGQPGQPHQPAWPGQPGQTIPSAPQPFSSGPLTVPYDVVLPRGCYDKMLISISGQILPNANMFAVNLGRGNDIALHINPRFSEDGRQVIVRNSLQGGNWGKEERECGSFPFVRGKPFVMKILCTNNEFKVAVNNSHLLEFKHKIRDLSSIKNLNIIKDITLTSVTVETLP; encoded by the exons ATGGAT TTGTCTGATGCTCTGGGTGATGAGGCCTCCTCTGGACAGCAGTTGAACAATCAGGCTGGTGGACCAGCGTGGCCCGGGCAGCCCGGCCAACCAGCGTGGCCCGGTCAGCCCGGCCAACCTGCATGGCCCGGTCAGCCCGGCCAACCAAATCAACCAGCGTGGCCTGGTCAGCCCGGCCAATCAGCGTGGCCTGGTCAGCCCGGTCAACCAGCGTGGCCCGGTCAGCCTGGCCAACCAAATCAACCAGCTTGGCCCGGTCAGCCTGGCCAGCCTGGCCAGCCACATCAACCAGCGTGGCCCGGTCAGCCTGGCCAAACCATCCCATCTGCTCCTCAGCCATTTTCCAGTGGACCTCTG ACGGTGCCATACGACGTGGTCCTGCCCAGAGGATGTTATGACAAAATGCTGATCAGCATCTCAGGGCAGATCCTTCCCAATGCTAACAT GTTTGCAGTCAACCTCGGCCGAGGCAATGATATCGCCCTGCATATTAACCCCCGATTCAGTGAGGATGGGAGGCAGGTCATTGTGAGGAACAGCCTGCAGGGGGGGAACTGGGGCAAGGAAGAGAGGGAGTGTGGCTCGTTCCCCTTTGTTCGCGGAAAGCCTTTTGTG ATGAAGATACTTTGCACCAATAATGAGTTCAAGGTGGCAGTGAATAACAGTCACCTCCTGGAATTCAAGCACAAGATCCGTGACCTCAGCTCAATCAAAAACCTCAACATCATAAAAGACATCACCCTCACCTCTGTCACGGTGGAAACTCTGCCCTGA